A stretch of Miscanthus floridulus cultivar M001 chromosome 13, ASM1932011v1, whole genome shotgun sequence DNA encodes these proteins:
- the LOC136502123 gene encoding zinc finger protein WIP2-like, whose translation MEDPYKSFFKNSYYYYASSYPAAPAPHHLPPPLPPYTTLYPAAAAPQYHSACFFQPPPTTLPPLHDSPPSPPLREALPLLSQSPTRAASRAQPRPHVAVDSYSDDDADYFVLREAVGSSVTPSTRAPLFADLNCMPSCCDDDGDPMDLEAAAPTDDDDAAVALRIGLPPAPVNGGCGGAEADLLSGLSGRAGCGGMEAEEDEDEDECKVDTGGDGDEVVPLGFASTPIGRLNKGQYWIPTPAQILIGPTQFSCPVCYKTFNRYNNMQMHMWGHGSQYRKGPESLRGVQPTAMLRLPCYCCAPGCRNNIDHPRARPLKDFRTLQTHYKRKHGLKPFLCRKCGKAFAVKGDWRTHEKNCGKLWYCLCGSEFKHKRSLKDHARAFGHGHGAFGCNLDGGSGADGLDDDDDGAVSEIEHDLCAAACSSRSAAAAR comes from the exons ATGGAAGACCCCTACAAGAGCTTCTTCAAGAACAGCTACTACTACTACGCCTCCTCCTACCCAGCTGCCCCAGCTCCCCACCATCTCCCTCCTCCCCTTCCACCGTACACCACCCTCTaccccgccgccgcggcgcctcAGTACCACTCTGCCTGCTTCTTCCAGCCGCCACCGACGACGCTGCCGCCTCTCCATGACAGCCCGCCGTCACCGCCGCTACGAGAGGCGCTGCCCCTCCTCTCCCAGTCGCCTACGCGCGCCGCCTCCCGGGCTCAGCCGCGCCCGCACGTGGCGGTGGACTCCTACTCCGACGATGACGCCGATTACTTCGTCCTACGGGAGGCCGTCGGCAGCTCCGTGACTCCCTCTACGCGTGCGCCGCTCTTCGCCGACCTCAACTGCATGCCCTCCTgctgcgacgacgacggcgacccgATGGACCTGGAGGCCGCGGCGCCCACGGACGATGACGACGCCGCGGTCGCTCTGCGCATCGGCCTGCCACCGGCTCCCGTCAACGGCGGCTGCGGTGGCGCCGAGGCTGACCTCCTGTCCGGGCTCTCCGGCAGGGCCGGCTGCGGTGGCATGGAGgccgaggaggacgaggacgaggacgagtgCAAGGTGGAcaccggcggcgacggcgacgaggtGGTGCCGTTAGGGTTCGCGTCGACGCCCATCGGGAGGCTCAACAAGGGGCAGTACTGGATCCCGACGCCGGCGCAGATCCTCATCGGGCCTACGCAATTCTCGTGCCCCGTCTGCTACAAGACCTTCAACCGGTACAACAATATGCAG ATGCACATGTGGGGGCACGGGTCTCAGTACCGCAAGGGCCCGGAGTCGCTCCGCGGCGTGCAGCCGACGGCAATGCTCCGGCTGCCATGTTACTGCTGCGCGCCGGGTTGCCGCAACAACATCGACCACCCGCGGGCGCGGCCGCTCAAGGACTTCCGGACGCTGCAGACGCACTACAAGCGCAAGCACGGGCTGAAGCCCTTCCTGTGCCGCAAGTGCGGCAAGGCGTTCGCCGTCAAGGGCGACTGGCGCACGCACGAGAAGAACTGCGGCAAGCTCTGGTACTGCCTCTGCGGCTCCGAGTTCAAGCACAAGCGCTCGCTCAAGGACCACGCGCGCGCCttcggccacggccacggcgccTTCGGCTGCAACCtcgacggcggcagcggcgccgacggcctcgacgacgacgacgacggcgccgtCTCCGAGATTGAGCACGACTTGTGCGCCGCCGCCTGCAGCAGCaggtccgccgccgccgcgcggtgA